The Syntrophobotulus glycolicus DSM 8271 DNA window CCCCATGATTGACTGTGATCTTTCTGCACCAAAATTGTCGGGAGTCTCATGCAATAAACTTGGATAAATGGGCGCGCATCCTAATCCCACAAGGACCAGCCCGCTAAGCATGGATATATTTCCAAGCGGAAGCAGCATAGACACAATACCCATCCCGGCGATCATCTGTCCGATACGGATCATATTTTTATCCCCGAGTTTCTCCGTGATGAAACCGCTCAAAAATCTTCCGGCAGTTATCCCAAGGTAAAACAAAGATGCCCATTTTGCCGCTGTTTCTGAATTGATCCCCTTATATAAGACCATATAACTGCTTGCCCAAAGACCTGCAGTCGATTCCAGAGCACAGTACAGAAAAAAAGCTGTGAAAATTGCCTTTGCACCAGGAAGTCTCAAGATTTCCCGCAAACTAAGGCTTTTTGTTCTTTCTGCTTTTGCTTCTCCTTCTTTTTTCTTTGTTTTCCATAAAGGCAAAGAAAATGCCAGGCAAATCGCTAAAATGATTTGCATCATGCCTATGACCTGATATCCTGAGTTCCATTTTAAACCACTGGTTAAGCATAAACCCATGATATATGGACCGGCTGTCGCACCGATTCCCCAAAAGCAATGCAACCAGTTCATATGGCGCGATTTATAGTGCAGGGCCACAAAATTGTTTAATGCCGCATCGACACTCCCCGCTCCCAAGCCATAAGGAATTCCCCACAGGCACAGCTGCCAAAAAGACTGTGCGCATGAAAATCCGAACAAGGCCGCAGCGGTCATTGCAACACTTGCCACAGTCACAGCGGCAGTACCATATTTACGGATGAATTTATCGCTAAAAAGGCTGGAGAGGATCGTCCCTCCAGCAATAATCATGCTGATGATCCCAGCGTAGGATACGGATACGTTTAACTCTCCGTACATGGCCGGCCACGCGGAACCCAGTATAGAGTCCGGCAGTCCCAAGCTGATAAATGCTAAATAAATAACAGCCAATAATAAAGACGTCATATTTCCTCCGGATTATGCTTCTGCTCAGTCTTTTCAATAACAGAATATGCCTATGCAAGTTCGCCATGGATGGCACCGGAACCTTGAACCTCGATTGAAGTTCTTTTCGATCGGTTAAAAAAGATGCCCTGCATATCTGACCATACGGCATCTTTTTGGAACCGTTCTTTACTTACTGTATCTTACAGGACAAAACTTAATTTTGTGATTCACTCCACCTCAATGCCAGAATCGTTTCCTCAATCAGCTGGTCAAGCTCCCATCCGAGCATTTCTGCCCCTCGCTCTATAACTTCCCGGGAGCATCCGGCAGCAAAATTGGCATTCTTGTATTTTTTCTTGACTGATTTCAATTCTAAATCCATCACACTTTTAGATGGGCGCATGATGGCGACCGCACCGATGAGTCCCGTAAGCTCATCAACAGCATAAAGCACCTTTTCCATTTGATGCTGTGGTTCGATATCTACCGTCAGCGCATACCCGTGGCTGGCAACGGCGCGGATCAAACGTTCATCAAGCCCGCGGTCCCTCATGATTTCCTGCTCTTTAATGCAATGCTGCTCCGGGTATATTTCGAAATCAAGATCGTGCAAAAGCCCGACAATTGCCCAGAAGTCGGCCTCTTTATCGTAACCCAGCTTATTTGCAAAATAACGCATGACATCTTCTACGATCTGAGCATGTTTCAAATGAAATTCCTCTTTGTTATATTCGGTCAGCAATGTCCACGCTTCTTCTCTTGTAATATTCTTTACCATTGATATCTCCTCGATTCGTTAGTTTTACTGAGCATGCATCTGAATTATCCAAAAATATTATTGACCTTGAGTTATTACTGAACAAGCAAGCCAGCCCATAATTAAGACATATGGGATAACTAAAATCCATGCAAGAATATGATTTTTTAATTTAACAGCTATTGCCGAGCCGATAAATAATAGCGGAAGGCCATACATAAAATACCTAAACTTTGGAGTGGAACCCAAATACCATGACATTGGAATCGCTAATAATGCCCCAAAAACAATTAAGCCAATCCTCTTTGAATATATCCCATAGCTCACAAAGACAATTGCCCCAATAATTCCAGGCCAACCTATTAGCAATATTTCTAATCCATGAAGCAAGGCCATGCTAACTCCCTCTCTTAACATAATCTACTTCTTGGTAAGATGTATTCGGAGAATTTGAATTCTTATTCCTCTATTCATGACAAGTTGCTTACTCTTTGTCCTTTTATCTTATCATTTTTCTCATGATGAGTGGACCTTATTTTCAGGGAACAAACCAAGTGTGAAAACCTGCCCCTAAGAAAGGACAGGTTATGAACATAACTATATTCTCAAATACCGGGAAATATTATCCCTTAGTATTTGATCGCATAACGTTTTGACGCAGATAAGCAATAATTCCCGGCAGCAGGGAGATGAAGATAATTGCCAGGATCACAAGGGTGAAATTGTTCTTAACCGCAGGTATATTGCCAAAGAAGTATCCTCCTGTTACAAATATCAAAACCCAGACGACGCCCCCTACAATGTTATAACTGAAGAACTTCCAATAGCTCATCCTCCCCATACCTGCGACAAACGGGGCAAAGGTACGTATGATCGGGATAAACCTGGCGATGATAATTGTTTTTCCTCCATGTCTTTCATAAAACGCGTGGGTTTTTTCAAGATATTCCTTTTTAAAAAATCGACTGTCTTTGATACCAAATGCCTTTAAGCCAATGAATTTTCCTATATGATAGTTGAGCGTATCCCCTCCTACCGCGGCCACGACCAAAAGAATCGTTACAAGCTGGATATCCAAAGCCCCCGTGGCTCCTAAAGCACCGATTACAAATAGAAGCGAATCCCCGGGTAAAAAGGGGGTGACAACCAGACCCGTTTCACAGAATATAATCAGAAAAAGTATCATATAGGTCCACATTCCATAGATTTGAATAAATTCCGCCAAATGCTTGTCGATATGCAGGATAAAGTCGATGATCCAGGCAATTAACTCCATTAGAACTCCTTCACAAAGTATTTTTCCGCGATTATATTTCAGCGTATAGCTTACGGCACAATCATCACCGGGCAATGAGTCTCGTGCAGCACATGGGTAGCGACACTTCCCAAAATCGCCCGTTTAACAGGCCCCAATCCCCGATAGCCCATGACAATGAAATCAACGGAACTCTTTTTAGCTTCCTCCAGGATCTCCTTCCCGGGGTCGCCGATTCTGACGACTGTGCGAACTGGAGTAGCCTGCTCATTGGTGATTTCAAGCGTGTGATCCAATACCTCTTTGCTTAATTTTTCCTGATAGGAATGAATTTCTTCCGGCGAAAAAAACCGCTTTACATTCGGGGTATTAAAACCGGGTTGAACATTTAACACAATGACCTCCGCTTCTTTTCCATGAGCCAGAGATATCCCAAAACGAACCGCCTTGTCAGAACCCGCCGATCCATCAACCGGTATTAATATTTTCGTCATGCTCATACTCTCCTTTTTTATTTTAATTTCAGGTTGTCCCATTTATATTACACGGTTTAAAAACCCTTGCCAAACTGAACCTTTGAACGGCCAAAATCAGGATGGATCAGCTAGTTGCTTGCTCTTTTTTTTGTTTCATGATTCTGCCGGTGAACAGAACTCCTGCAATGAGAACAATACTCAAGCCCCATTTCAGGACGAGATTATCCGCGAAAAAGCCTTTCAGGAACGCTTCGCCGGTAATCATTTTGGAAGCGGTCCAGGCTAATACGCCGGCCCCAATGTAGATGATGACGGGGTAACGCTCCACCCATTTGAGAATAATTGTACTTCCCCAAACGACGATGGGGACACTGATCAGCAGCCCAAGAACAACCAGAACGAAATTCCCATGGGCTGCCCCCGCGACCGCCAGGACATTATCCAGTCCCATCACGGCATCGGCAATAATAATGGTTTTAATTGCACTCCAAAAGCTTCCCCCGGACTTCATTTCACCGTGCTGTTTTTCTTCAACCAGCAGCTTGAAAGCAATCCAAATTAGCAGTATGCCCCCTATCAATAACAAACCGGGAATTTTCAACAACCAGACAACGACAAGGGTCATCAAAGTACGAACAGCAATTGCGCCGAAGGTTCCCCAAAAGATAACCTTCTTTTGTTTCTCCAAGGGTACGTTTCGTGCTGCCAAGCCAATAACAATAGCGTTGTCACCCGCCAGCACCAAGTCTGTAATGACAATAGCCAATAACGCCGACCAAAATTCCGGGGGGAAAAAATCCATTCGCAGGCACTCCTTTTTTGTTCATGTAAACTTTAGTCGTAATGCGCCAAAACCCCTTCAAACATACGACAAAAACCTTGAGCTATATAAAAAGACCCTTAACACAATTCGTTCAAGCCTGAATCGTGTTAAAGGTCTTGCTTCCTATTTGGATTATAAAGCCAGGCAGTTTCAATGCCGGTTGTTGACTTTATAGCTTAGAGCTACTCCCCTTTAATAGCATTAGAATACGATATCGCAGGACGTTAGTCAAGACAAAACTTTTCCCTATGAGAGATTCTCTGTGATAAATCCGCGTTCATCTTGAACTCAGATAAGAACCTTGCTTGATTATCGCTCATTAAAAGCAATATACCGGATAATTTATTGAAATTCTATCAATCCTTATAAAGAAGGTGCTGTAATAACATTTGAATCTACTGTAATTTCCGTAAACGCAGTCACTTTGCCTGTAGCGTCCACTTCATAAATATCGATATATTTCTTGCTCGTTGCATCTACTCCCGTAATGTCACCGCCTGAGGTATAGGCCTTTCCTCCGGCTTTTACTCCGATTCCCGGCAGTTTGCCCGGCTTGCTCACTACCTGTATTTTAAACGTATCCCCGGCATTGTTCGGTGTAAGCGTCAGTTTGACGCTTTTTGCCTTGCTTCCCGGTGCCTGTACCGGCGTCGCCGACAAAACCGGCGCCGCTATATTGCTTGCTGCTATCGTCAATTCTTTGAACGCGACAACCTTTCCGCTTCCATCTACTTCGTAAACGTCAAGGTATTTATTGGTCGTCTCATCAATCCCGCTTATGTCCTCCCCTGAGGTATAGGCAACCGCTCCTCCGGGAACTGTCTCTCCTACAAGCGGCAAGCTCCCCAGAGCAGCATTACTGATCACATACCGGAAAGTATCCCCTTTCACCAGCGGTGTCAGGGTTACCTTTGTCGTACCTGCCACGCTCCCGGGCGCCAGTGTTGAAGTTTTGAGGTCAGGCGCCGTAATACTTTCGGCAGTTACTGTAATTTCCGTAAACGCAGTCACTTTGCCTGTTGCATCCACTTCATAAATATCGATATATTTCTTGCTCGTTGTATCTACTCCCGTAATGTCACCGCCTGAGGTATAGGCCTTTCCTCCGGCTTTTACTCCGATTCCCGGCAGTTTGCCCGGCTTGCTCACTACCTGTATTTTAAACGTATCCCCGGCATTGTTCGGTGTAAGCGTCAGTTTGACGCTTTTTGCCTTGCTTCCCGGTGCCTGTACCGGCGTCGCCGACAGAACCGGCGCCGCTATATTGCTTGCCGCTATCGTCAATTCTTTGAACGCAACAACCTTTCCGCTTCCATCTACTTCGTAAACGTCAAGGTATTTATTGGTCGTCTCATCAATCCCGCTTATGTCCTCCCCTGAGGTATAGGCAACCGCTCCTCCGGGAACTGTCTCTCCTACAAGCGGCAAGCTCCCCAGAGCGGTATTACTGATCACATACCGGAAAGTATCCCCTTTCACCAGCGGTGTCAGGGTTACCTTTGTCGTACCTGCCACGCTCCCGGGCGCCAGTGTTGAAGTTGCTGCTTCCGCTACTTTTCCTCCCATGCTGATATTAATCAGAATAATTAAAAGACTTATCACGATACTCTTTTTCAGCCATGGTTTGACGATATATCGAACTGAATTCATATTTTTACTTCTCCTTCATGCAATAGCACCTTTTAATTAGTACCTTTATCTAGAATATCGTCATTTTTTTATCTTAACTTTATGTTTTTCGTATAATTTTTCCCAATTTTTATATCTTTATAGAAAAAGAGCATAATCGTCAGTCAGTTCTACACGGACTTTTATTCGGTGTTTCTTTTGTTTCTTTTGCCCTTAATGCTTTGAAAACAGCATCATTTCCGTTTGGATGAGTAAAACCGAAAATATTAAACGATTGTCCTTTTAAGTGATGATAATTAGCTTGACATATAAAGCCGGAGGCCGTCATGGTGTCTAATATAGTCTGCTCCGGCGTATAATGACCTGATATTCTCATAAAAATGCTTGCCCTTTCATTCCAATCAATAATTGCTATCCTGCCATTTGTTTTTAAGCATGAACGCAGCTCTGAAAAGTAAGCCACGGGGTTTTGCAGATGGTGAAACACATCACGTAGAAATACAAGATCATATTGATACTGATGCAGTTGATTTCTGTCCTGAATGTTTATCGTTCGTATATTTCCTATCCCAAGCTTTGCCTTTTCAAGCTGAATATACCCCAACAGCGAACTATCGGTATCGGCGGCGATTACAAGACCATTGAAGCCCGTCCGTTTTTCGCCGGACTGCCAGCCCCATAGCGGACTTTCACCGCCCAGTTACGCGCAATGCGTGGCGCACGCCAAAAAATCGGAGCAAAAATGTTCATTTTTCGCCCCGATTTTCGCTCAACCCAGGTGTTTCGCCACCGGCAGTCTATCGGAAAAAATGCCGGTCGTGGGCAGACTAGCCCCTGAAATTTTTCCTCTCCCAAATGAGCTCACCGCTGTAGGCATTCGACTGAGCGGCCCACCACTCGGAAGACCATCCAAAGATCAAGGACTATTAAGAGAACAAAAGAAACAAGAACGTCTGGATGCTGGAATTCGAAATGCTGTTGAAGGAAAATTCGGAGAAGGAAAGCGGTTTTATGGGCTCGGACGTATCATGGCACGTCTTAAGGGAACCAGTGAAACTGTTATCGCCATGCAACTATTGGTGATGAACCTGGAGCGCAGGCTCCGGATTCTTATACTCAATTTTATTGAAGGATATTTCAGACTGATCAGGTTAGCTTATTGAAAAAGCAGAGATCTGTTCAGCAATCTCTAGTTACATTAGATCAAACATACGTTCTGTCTAACAATATAAAAGCAGAGGTATCTCGTTAAAATCGATTAAATAAAAAATAATTCCCCCGAATTCGAGCGAATTAAAAGATGTCTGTTTATTCTATGCTCCTAGTCCATGCGTTTTCCTTCAACACGTTGGCTAAACCCCCCTAAAGCACCGTCATATACATTATGTGTCTAGGCCTTCACAATATTAGCCAGCATATTTTTTTAATATGATTCTCATAACACCTGCGATTGTTGCAGAATTTAGGTATGGATGACCATAATGAAAGGTTGTTTTCTTTATCTCTTCTTGAAATAACCTTTTAAATCTTTCTTCATCATCTATTTTTTGTTCTTTCAATTCCTCTTCAAAAGACCTACCATATATAATCTGATATTCTTTAATTCCCTGTAACATCCAAAACGCATCATAAAAAGACGTTCCGTACGCACGAATCCAGTCCCACATTATTTCTGGATCAGTAACATTAGGATTTTCTAAATGGCATCTATGGCAGAGCAACACTAGATTCGAAGGCGTGTCTTCTCCCCCCAAAGAATCCGGTATAATATGACATCTTTCAAGTGGTGCTTCATATCCACATCTCCAACATCTCTCATGGGCTTCTGCCGCATCAACGCTTAAACCACATTCATCTACTCTAGAAAACCAATAATCAACAATCTCTTGATTATTAGTTTTAATGCTCCTTCTCATATACTCTCCCCCTGAATAAAATATCTACAACTTTTATTGTCGCCTCGATTTTATTAACCCATTCAATTAACCCTCGATAATTCATCATAAAGCATTGAATTTTCTGTACTTTATCCTTATGTCATCTTTTTTTATCTACTCAAGGGTCTTGCCACTTACGATTAATAAGATATGCCTAACCTCTTTTATTTACAAGGCTTTAATGCCTCTCAAGCAGACAGACCGTTTCTGTATGCCTTGAACTGTCAAAAAAGATGCCACTTTAACCTAGTACAACATTCTTAAATTAGTTGCGCAAATCAGATTTGAATTTCATCCATTTTATATTTCCAATGGTAAACGACAGGAACCTCATTAACTTCATCCATATATCGGTAGATTCTATCGATGAGTTCTTCCTTAGATTTTACCCTGATGCCCTTCAGGCATACCCTTGCTAACTTCCCGAAGAAGCTTTCTATTAGGTTTAGCCATGATCCGTGTTTTGGGGTGAATACAAATTCAAACCTTCCTGATCTGCTAGCCAAATATTTCATGGTTTCTTTCGAAGTATGCGCACTATGATTGTCCTGTTGAAATAACTCCAAAGGCTAAAAAAAACTTGTACACTGATTCTTAAAAAAAAGAATTTGATTCCAAATGGCAGCTATAGGAGAAAAGCAAAAAGCCTTGAGTTTGTACTAATCTATGTACCTCAAGGCTTTTATCTTTTCATTCGCTGGTTTGTTTAACGGCGGCAACGTCAAGTCTTGCTCTAATATTCTGAAGCAATCTTTCAAATTCCATTACATACTTTTCTTGGATATTATGGCAAATTTCGATTGCCGATTGTTCGCTATAAATATGAGTTGTTGAATTCCTGTCCATGAGCATGGTAAGCCAAAGTTCATCGTCTTTTATCAGCCCTGCTGAAAATGCTTCACGCAATACTGTCTTAGGAGAATTCAGGCCCGTCAGGCCCTCATGCTCAAAGACTGTCTTCAAGGTTTTCCACGCAAGCTCAAAGGTGAACTCAAAACGTTGTATGATGCCATCTCTTAACAGGTCATTCGCTTCATCATACTTGGTAATCCCCTCTTTGAGTCTGACAAGTGCACGGAGGAAATTATCAGTTTTAGTGTATGGCTCGCTCATACAGAGATATCCCTTCTCTCTTAATATTTTCCAATAATTTAGGGTCTGTATGTTCGTTGATAAACGTGATATCTATTTTCAGGAGCGTATTAAGGTCTTCCAGGTCACTGGTCAAATAGCCTTTGCTGTTAAACTCCGGTAAGAGAAAAATTGCCAGGTCAATATCACTTGCAGGCTTATAATCCCCTTTTGCTCGTGAGCCAAAAAGAACAATTTTCTCTACTGCATACTTCTGACCAATTTCTTGGATACTCTGAACCAGCTCAGTATTTAAACTTGAAGCCATACATTGTCCACCTCTTGACAAATTTTTAATTGACCAAGACTCAATGGCTATTAAGAAAGCACCTCAAAACTTTAAAGTGCTTTCCTGAACTGCATATGTATTAAACGATGTTATCTCTTCAAAGAATCTAGAAAACGGATTATCACAAAAAGCTTAACCTCTTAAAGTGGTAAAGTAACCGATTATTCAGCTACCCCTTCCCTATACTGGTGGGTTTACATGGTGGAGGCGAGGGGAATTGCACCCCTGTATCGAAAGGCAACTACAACAACTTCTACGTGCGTAGCTCTCATTTTTGTTCTCGCTTCCTCGGACTCCTGAAAGCACGATTCCTCGGATGCCAGTCTGGTTAATCTCCTCTGTCAGCCTCAGACGGTGGCCGATTCGAGCAGCCTGCTCATATGACACCCTGACCCTTCACCGCAGGCACAGAAGGCAGGATGTAGCAGCACTTAGGCTGCTAAAGCGTAATCGTTTTTGCCAGTTATTAACTGATTCCGTCCTTTTTAACGAGGATCTGACGGGAATCTCGGCACGCGGCTATTGCCATTGCTCCCCCGAGCGATTCTAATAACGCCCCCTTATTGGTTGGCTTATTAAGTATATCATATGTGCGGGATATTGCCAGTGTTATTTTAAATCATTTTAAATAAGTTTAACTTGATTTCTTTCTTTTTTATCTTTTGCCCTGATAATAGTATAATTTTTTATTCATAATCACTGATTCTTATTGTATAGGTAAGCTTAATGTAAAATTACGGATTCTTTTTGGATAAATCAAATAGTTAATGAGATAAATAGATAAATTAATGAAAATGATTATCCTGATCTTTCACTTTAATGGCTTATAATAAAAATCTGATTTATAAGAAGAATTTACTTTTTCAATATTTCTTTAAATCCCTTTTCAATCCTCAGCCCTAGCTTCCTGAAGATGCTGCTGTCGTCGCTGTGCAGGTTGCTCCGAGCATAATGGCGGTCTGGGCGGAAATCAATGCTTCAATGGTTACAAACGATACGGCTTGCAGAACTTCATTATTCCTTTTCATGTTTTCCAGGTATTGTGAGGAAACCAAAGCTGCTGCAGTCAAAAAGATAGTTTCCCTGCCCAGCCAGCGAAATCTTCTGTCTTCAGAAAGATAGTCCGCCAGTTCTAATGTTCGGTCGGCAGCTTCTGTACTCTTTTCCGCAAGCAGAGTAATCAGCCCCAAAGAACTATAATAGGCAGAATAAATATGCTGGCCACTCTTTTTGAAAAATGTGAATAGCTCATGACATCTCCGGGCCTTAACCACATCATCCTCCACACTAAAATCCAAAATATGGGAAAGAAATTGCAGACCGTTGCTTTTGCTAAATCCGGCTTCTTGTAGTTTATGATAAATATTTTCTATGTTTGTCATAATAGCGGAAATTTCTTCTTTTGAACCCGCCAATAAAACCGCCAGAGGATAATCATCCCCCGAGGTAAGCCAAGGATGGTTTTTTCGCATTTCGCTGAATATCTTATACGCCTTTGAGATCCTTTGATTAACCTCGTTCTGTGAACAGGAAAGGAGCAGGGTGTATGCTGTCACAGGCCGGTAGGTATAGCTGCGGAAGCCCTGTTCTTTGAGTTTTTCTTCGTATTCAAGCAATAAATTGAATCTTTGTTCGGGGTCCGGAAAATTAAGATCCAGTAAAACTGAAAAAAGAACAGATTTTTGTCTATAGCAGGAAAAAACACTGGTATTATCCTTAATATACTCATTGATGATTCCTATCCGCTCAGCGGAGTATTCTCTTCCTTTCATGACATGAAAAAGAGCAATGAGATTGTTCATATTGCTGGAATTTTTCCATCGAAAGTCCCGGCTCGCTTCATTATAAATTTCTTGCAGCTTATCTGCCTTAACTCGGAGCTGTTTGTCCATACACTATAGCCTCCCTGTCAAAAATGCGGACTATCCCCAACATTGATTCCAGTTTTAATACTGCCCCTTGTTTCTCTCGCGTAAAGTGCGCTCTATCTCACGCTTGGCATCTTTGTCAGCCATATCATCGCGTTTATCATAATTCTTTTTGCCTTTACAAAGCCCTAGTTCTATTTTAGCCAAACCATGGCTTAAATATATCTTGATTGGCACAAGTGTCATTCCCTGTTGCTGAACCTTTGCCGAAAGTTTGATGATCTCCCGCTTGTTTAACAGGAGTTTGCGTTTTCGGAGCGGGTCATGATTGAACCGGTTTCCTTTTTCATACGGGCTTATATGCGTGTTTAATAGCCATACTTCTCTGTTTTTAATTTCGGCATAGCTGTCTTTGAGATTTACGCGTCCTCCCCGGATGGATTTGATCTCCGTACCTGTTAATATCACACCTGCTTCATAGGTTTCTTCAATGAAGTAATCATGTCTGGCTTTGCGATTTTCTGCTATGACCTTAATTCCGCCTGCCATAAACCCACCTCCGGTCCGTCTGATTTCCCCTGTCTTTTTCTTTTGATTCATGAATTTTCCTCATTCGTGGATCATCCTATTTCGTGGAATATCAAGCATCCTGAAATGCCAGGCTTTTTAAATGATCGCCACTTTATTATGATATTTTTAGGCTGATATTATTTTGATCCTTCTGTTTTCATGAATGCTTTAATCCATATCTTTTGCTATTGCTTCAATCCATATTTCTCAAAAAAAGAATCAATTTTCATCCCCAGCTCTTCTCTTGCCGTGCTTAAGACGATATAGTGATCTTCCTGCTGCCAGTAGATGACTTCTTTCTTCGCCTTCGTGATGCTTTTTTCAATGATGCGGCCGCTGCGGGGATTAACGGTTTTATCTTCCAAACCCTGTATGATTAATGAAGGGCATTTCACCTGGGCCAAGCTTTTTTGCACAGGCGTAATCGCCTTAGTGAGAGAGACCAAACACTTTATCGGCACTTGGGTATAAGAAAAGTGGGGAATTCCTTCTTTATTGATATGAATTTCATTTTCTTTATTCGGTTTATCCAGGTATTGTATTTTTGGCAGAAGCCGTTCCACAGAATACAATTCTCTTTCCCCATATATGATTGGGGCGTTTATTGAGGCTACTCCCTCAATTTCACCTGATGCTGCCAAACTGAGTGCAATAAGCCCTCCCATGGAATGACCGATCGCGAGAACCTTAGAACAT harbors:
- a CDS encoding MFS transporter, whose protein sequence is MTSLLLAVIYLAFISLGLPDSILGSAWPAMYGELNVSVSYAGIISMIIAGGTILSSLFSDKFIRKYGTAAVTVASVAMTAAALFGFSCAQSFWQLCLWGIPYGLGAGSVDAALNNFVALHYKSRHMNWLHCFWGIGATAGPYIMGLCLTSGLKWNSGYQVIGMMQIILAICLAFSLPLWKTKKKEGEAKAERTKSLSLREILRLPGAKAIFTAFFLYCALESTAGLWASSYMVLYKGINSETAAKWASLFYLGITAGRFLSGFITEKLGDKNMIRIGQMIAGMGIVSMLLPLGNISMLSGLVLVGLGCAPIYPSLLHETPDNFGAERSQSIMGVQMACAYVGTTFMAPFFGFLAEKIDISLYPFYLMILTVLMTAMMEMMNDVRGKRLKKVI
- a CDS encoding hydrolase, whose protein sequence is MVKNITREEAWTLLTEYNKEEFHLKHAQIVEDVMRYFANKLGYDKEADFWAIVGLLHDLDFEIYPEQHCIKEQEIMRDRGLDERLIRAVASHGYALTVDIEPQHQMEKVLYAVDELTGLIGAVAIMRPSKSVMDLELKSVKKKYKNANFAAGCSREVIERGAEMLGWELDQLIEETILALRWSESQN
- a CDS encoding DedA family protein, whose protein sequence is MELIAWIIDFILHIDKHLAEFIQIYGMWTYMILFLIIFCETGLVVTPFLPGDSLLFVIGALGATGALDIQLVTILLVVAAVGGDTLNYHIGKFIGLKAFGIKDSRFFKKEYLEKTHAFYERHGGKTIIIARFIPIIRTFAPFVAGMGRMSYWKFFSYNIVGGVVWVLIFVTGGYFFGNIPAVKNNFTLVILAIIFISLLPGIIAYLRQNVMRSNTKG
- a CDS encoding universal stress protein — its product is MTKILIPVDGSAGSDKAVRFGISLAHGKEAEVIVLNVQPGFNTPNVKRFFSPEEIHSYQEKLSKEVLDHTLEITNEQATPVRTVVRIGDPGKEILEEAKKSSVDFIVMGYRGLGPVKRAILGSVATHVLHETHCPVMIVP
- a CDS encoding TerC family protein, with the protein product MDFFPPEFWSALLAIVITDLVLAGDNAIVIGLAARNVPLEKQKKVIFWGTFGAIAVRTLMTLVVVWLLKIPGLLLIGGILLIWIAFKLLVEEKQHGEMKSGGSFWSAIKTIIIADAVMGLDNVLAVAGAAHGNFVLVVLGLLISVPIVVWGSTIILKWVERYPVIIYIGAGVLAWTASKMITGEAFLKGFFADNLVLKWGLSIVLIAGVLFTGRIMKQKKEQATS
- a CDS encoding methyltransferase; translation: MGGESPLWGWQSGEKRTGFNGLVIAADTDSSLLGYIQLEKAKLGIGNIRTINIQDRNQLHQYQYDLVFLRDVFHHLQNPVAYFSELRSCLKTNGRIAIIDWNERASIFMRISGHYTPEQTILDTMTASGFICQANYHHLKGQSFNIFGFTHPNGNDAVFKALRAKETKETPNKSPCRTD
- a CDS encoding HNH endonuclease, coding for MRRSIKTNNQEIVDYWFSRVDECGLSVDAAEAHERCWRCGYEAPLERCHIIPDSLGGEDTPSNLVLLCHRCHLENPNVTDPEIMWDWIRAYGTSFYDAFWMLQGIKEYQIIYGRSFEEELKEQKIDDEERFKRLFQEEIKKTTFHYGHPYLNSATIAGVMRIILKKYAG
- a CDS encoding nucleotidyltransferase substrate binding protein, which translates into the protein MSEPYTKTDNFLRALVRLKEGITKYDEANDLLRDGIIQRFEFTFELAWKTLKTVFEHEGLTGLNSPKTVLREAFSAGLIKDDELWLTMLMDRNSTTHIYSEQSAIEICHNIQEKYVMEFERLLQNIRARLDVAAVKQTSE
- a CDS encoding nucleotidyltransferase domain-containing protein, with the protein product MASSLNTELVQSIQEIGQKYAVEKIVLFGSRAKGDYKPASDIDLAIFLLPEFNSKGYLTSDLEDLNTLLKIDITFINEHTDPKLLENIKREGISLYERAIH
- a CDS encoding DUF4003 domain-containing protein, whose translation is MDKQLRVKADKLQEIYNEASRDFRWKNSSNMNNLIALFHVMKGREYSAERIGIINEYIKDNTSVFSCYRQKSVLFSVLLDLNFPDPEQRFNLLLEYEEKLKEQGFRSYTYRPVTAYTLLLSCSQNEVNQRISKAYKIFSEMRKNHPWLTSGDDYPLAVLLAGSKEEISAIMTNIENIYHKLQEAGFSKSNGLQFLSHILDFSVEDDVVKARRCHELFTFFKKSGQHIYSAYYSSLGLITLLAEKSTEAADRTLELADYLSEDRRFRWLGRETIFLTAAALVSSQYLENMKRNNEVLQAVSFVTIEALISAQTAIMLGATCTATTAASSGS
- the smpB gene encoding SsrA-binding protein SmpB, whose protein sequence is MAGGIKVIAENRKARHDYFIEETYEAGVILTGTEIKSIRGGRVNLKDSYAEIKNREVWLLNTHISPYEKGNRFNHDPLRKRKLLLNKREIIKLSAKVQQQGMTLVPIKIYLSHGLAKIELGLCKGKKNYDKRDDMADKDAKREIERTLRERNKGQY
- a CDS encoding alpha/beta hydrolase — protein: MLTKEELIQPFILGEGRAGVVLIHGFTACPIDMRPLGEYLAGKGYTVHAPLLAGHGATPQELSMTKWEDWRLSAQEAVVALRRRCSKVLAIGHSMGGLIALSLAASGEIEGVASINAPIIYGERELYSVERLLPKIQYLDKPNKENEIHINKEGIPHFSYTQVPIKCLVSLTKAITPVQKSLAQVKCPSLIIQGLEDKTVNPRSGRIIEKSITKAKKEVIYWQQEDHYIVLSTAREELGMKIDSFFEKYGLKQ